In one window of Tumebacillus algifaecis DNA:
- a CDS encoding DUF3501 family protein, translating to MTTALISKSDIVALPTYRQGRDEYVKKMIQYKKARRVRFNEDISILFENKNTVLFQIQELLNNEDLTDPKEINEYIEIYSGMVPGTNELSATLFIETDEQTALTELLGKLKGIEHHLSLVVNGETIKAVFEEEHDDREFTTSVHYLKFPLTGTAIAYLANGSYEHEDVKLVLDHEHMNVTVALTPDTIASLAKDLA from the coding sequence ATGACAACAGCGTTGATTAGCAAAAGCGACATCGTGGCACTCCCGACGTACCGTCAAGGCCGCGACGAATATGTCAAAAAGATGATCCAGTATAAGAAGGCCCGCCGTGTGCGCTTCAATGAGGACATTTCGATTTTGTTCGAAAACAAAAACACGGTCCTCTTCCAAATCCAGGAACTTCTGAACAACGAGGATCTGACCGACCCGAAAGAGATCAATGAGTATATTGAGATCTACTCGGGGATGGTACCGGGCACAAACGAGCTGTCGGCGACCTTGTTCATCGAAACGGATGAGCAAACGGCGCTGACCGAGCTTTTGGGCAAGCTGAAAGGCATCGAACATCACCTCTCCTTGGTTGTGAACGGTGAAACGATCAAAGCGGTCTTTGAAGAAGAGCACGACGATCGCGAGTTCACCACATCGGTGCACTACCTCAAGTTCCCGCTGACCGGAACGGCGATCGCGTATCTCGCCAACGGCTCCTATGAGCACGAAGACGTGAAGCTGGTGCTTGACCATGAGCACATGAACGTCACCGTCGCGCTCACGCCAGACACGATCGCGTCTTTGGCTAAAGACTTGGCCTAA
- a CDS encoding tetratricopeptide repeat protein, with the protein MDKPNSQEEKLRTHHSNVIPFQVDAAFFFERAVHYLDRHDLKNAMKNFRKAAELEPDNPVNHCNLAGVLSELGEFEESNRILHKVIKEIDPDMFECYFYMANNCANLGDYEHAEEHVARYLELDPHGEFAEDAEEMMQILVQEFGGGKVFQERKQQQSEEAGGHDTARKLLEEGKFMEASEYLEKAVEQQPDSTAPRNNLSLAYYYQGDIDKAIEIASEVLERDPSNVHALCNLAVFHQHLGNQQQLQEILAGLRKLYPLYFDHTYKLATTMGILGEHTTAYRLFRQLLRWGDRTDTALLHCVAASAANLGFLEKAKKVWEEIETLDPESETPGYYLNKVKEALAAQREMDTVSYQYHIPFQEQFRIMKEQIQTGQLGAWRNDPLIRSSLFWALKHGDLETKIQVIQTFALLADKEVEHVLREFIKNPEEIDQLKRLAIYVLRHIGAEGPFQAHLDKEEVLLRVQSLPQDDLLTWKAEWQEVLDLTFSNLDSAHGEAARHLARDIWTGYLNQVFHAPPRIVKLANWAAALEYAVLRKLGVKVTQAEVAARYGVTAGAVSKIYRQLMQPPSYGEDL; encoded by the coding sequence GTGGATAAACCGAATAGCCAGGAAGAGAAACTACGCACACATCATAGCAATGTCATTCCATTCCAAGTGGATGCCGCCTTCTTCTTTGAGCGGGCGGTGCACTATCTGGATCGTCATGACCTGAAAAATGCGATGAAAAATTTCCGGAAAGCTGCGGAACTGGAGCCTGATAATCCGGTCAACCACTGCAATCTGGCAGGCGTCCTCTCCGAGTTGGGCGAATTTGAGGAATCGAATCGGATTTTGCATAAGGTGATCAAAGAGATCGACCCGGACATGTTCGAATGCTATTTTTACATGGCGAACAACTGTGCCAATCTGGGCGATTATGAACATGCGGAAGAACATGTCGCCCGCTATCTGGAGCTCGACCCGCACGGGGAGTTTGCCGAAGACGCTGAGGAAATGATGCAGATCTTGGTGCAGGAGTTTGGCGGCGGCAAAGTGTTTCAAGAGCGCAAACAGCAGCAGTCGGAAGAGGCGGGCGGACATGATACGGCGCGCAAACTGCTCGAGGAAGGCAAGTTCATGGAGGCGTCCGAGTATTTGGAAAAGGCTGTGGAACAGCAGCCTGACTCGACAGCGCCCCGCAACAACCTGTCGCTCGCCTATTACTACCAAGGCGATATCGACAAGGCGATCGAGATCGCAAGCGAAGTGTTGGAGCGCGATCCTTCCAATGTGCACGCGCTGTGCAACTTGGCGGTCTTTCATCAGCATTTAGGCAATCAACAGCAGTTGCAGGAGATCCTGGCAGGATTGCGCAAGCTGTACCCGCTGTATTTTGATCATACATATAAGTTGGCGACCACGATGGGCATCTTGGGCGAGCATACGACGGCGTATCGCTTGTTTCGGCAATTGCTGCGCTGGGGCGACCGGACCGATACGGCGCTGTTGCACTGTGTCGCGGCGTCGGCCGCCAACCTCGGATTTTTGGAAAAAGCGAAGAAAGTCTGGGAGGAAATCGAGACGCTCGATCCGGAATCGGAGACGCCAGGCTATTATTTGAACAAGGTCAAAGAAGCGCTGGCCGCCCAGCGGGAGATGGACACGGTGTCCTATCAGTATCACATCCCGTTTCAGGAGCAGTTTCGGATCATGAAAGAGCAGATTCAGACCGGGCAGTTGGGCGCTTGGCGCAATGACCCGCTGATCCGCTCCTCGCTGTTCTGGGCGCTCAAGCATGGCGATCTGGAGACGAAGATTCAGGTGATTCAGACCTTTGCGCTGTTGGCCGACAAAGAGGTGGAGCACGTCCTGCGCGAGTTTATCAAGAACCCGGAGGAGATCGATCAGTTGAAGAGGCTGGCGATCTACGTGTTGCGCCACATCGGAGCGGAAGGCCCGTTTCAGGCCCATCTCGACAAAGAAGAGGTCTTGCTTCGCGTGCAGTCACTCCCGCAGGACGATCTGCTGACGTGGAAGGCGGAGTGGCAGGAAGTGCTCGACCTGACCTTTTCCAACTTGGACAGCGCGCATGGCGAAGCGGCTCGCCATCTGGCGAGGGACATTTGGACCGGTTATCTCAATCAGGTGTTTCACGCGCCGCCGCGCATCGTCAAACTGGCCAATTGGGCTGCCGCGCTGGAGTATGCGGTGCTGCGCAAACTGGGTGTGAAAGTCACGCAGGCGGAAGTGGCCGCGCGCTACGGTGTCACGGCAGGTGCGGTGTCGAAGATCTATCGCCAGTTGATGCAACCGCCCAGTTACGGAGAGGATTTGTAG
- a CDS encoding Ger(x)C family spore germination protein, with protein MKRKVKTSWLPLGLLLCWLPMLVGCWDVKDINHRSLPAAMAIDISDKGTYEVWVKIPKIGGKTSSEYIVTYAQNPSLSKAIDTISANLDRTVDLLHIKMIFISKKVCIRGTSEVVDYAIRTREIGNKSKLAIVTGDMNQFFSSTSKSVSGSTGISYDNFFSTQSGWTPEVVRISLWEAYRGRWSMTQDSVLPVITRGTTTLLTLKGGAYMREGKLTGTLNLNETFTYNVFKGDFRGGIVQFFESGAVRILEANVDKKVKIIGDRPILDTRFKLTVTVLERKGNATDETLIKDIQQMFTKTFLDTLAQAQSDRTDIFAIGQLFRSKYSFSQLQKWKDELYPQLKANIKVDVIIRNRGNLRN; from the coding sequence ATGAAACGGAAGGTGAAAACTTCTTGGTTGCCACTCGGCTTGCTGCTCTGCTGGCTGCCGATGCTCGTCGGTTGTTGGGACGTAAAAGACATCAACCATCGCTCGTTGCCAGCGGCGATGGCGATCGACATTTCTGACAAAGGCACTTATGAGGTCTGGGTAAAAATTCCGAAGATCGGCGGCAAGACCAGCAGTGAATATATCGTCACCTACGCGCAAAATCCTTCCCTGTCCAAAGCGATCGATACCATTTCGGCCAACCTCGACCGCACCGTAGATTTGTTACATATCAAAATGATCTTTATCTCCAAGAAGGTGTGTATACGCGGTACTTCTGAGGTGGTGGACTATGCGATTCGAACCCGAGAGATTGGGAACAAAAGCAAATTGGCGATCGTAACGGGTGACATGAATCAATTTTTTAGCTCGACCTCGAAAAGTGTGTCTGGAAGCACTGGGATTTCCTATGATAATTTTTTCAGCACGCAGTCCGGATGGACGCCGGAAGTGGTCCGGATTTCGCTCTGGGAAGCCTACCGCGGACGTTGGTCCATGACGCAAGACAGCGTGCTGCCGGTCATCACCAGAGGTACCACCACCTTGTTGACGCTCAAGGGCGGCGCGTATATGAGAGAGGGAAAGCTGACGGGAACGCTTAATCTTAACGAGACCTTTACCTACAACGTCTTCAAAGGTGACTTCAGGGGCGGTATTGTGCAGTTCTTTGAAAGCGGAGCCGTCCGGATTCTGGAAGCGAACGTGGACAAAAAAGTAAAGATTATCGGCGATCGACCCATCTTGGACACCCGATTCAAACTGACCGTCACCGTGCTGGAGCGCAAGGGCAATGCAACCGATGAGACGTTGATCAAAGACATCCAACAGATGTTCACCAAGACATTTTTAGACACGCTGGCCCAAGCACAATCGGATCGAACTGACATCTTTGCCATCGGTCAGTTGTTTCGGAGCAAATATTCGTTCAGCCAATTGCAAAAATGGAAAGACGAGCTCTATCCACAGCTGAAAGCGAACATCAAAGTCGATGTGATCATCCGCAACCGCGGGAATTTGAGAAATTAA
- a CDS encoding rubrerythrin family protein, translating to MAYEIKGTKTAENLKTAFAGESQANRRYLFFAEKADAEGEVEVAELFRAIANGETKHAFGHFDALRNNGEGDPVTGLPVNNAKEMLASAIAGETYEYTEMYPGFAKTARDENFEEIGEWMEVMAKAERVHAQRFQKLLDSLEA from the coding sequence ATGGCATACGAAATCAAAGGCACCAAAACGGCAGAAAACCTCAAAACAGCATTCGCAGGTGAATCGCAAGCGAACCGCCGCTACCTGTTCTTCGCAGAAAAGGCTGACGCAGAAGGTGAAGTTGAAGTAGCAGAACTGTTCCGCGCGATCGCAAACGGCGAGACCAAGCACGCATTCGGTCACTTCGACGCACTGCGCAACAACGGCGAAGGCGACCCGGTGACCGGTCTTCCGGTCAACAATGCAAAAGAGATGCTGGCATCTGCCATCGCTGGTGAAACTTATGAGTACACCGAAATGTATCCGGGCTTTGCAAAAACGGCTCGCGATGAGAACTTCGAAGAGATCGGCGAGTGGATGGAAGTCATGGCAAAAGCTGAGCGCGTTCACGCACAGCGCTTTCAAAAACTGCTCGATTCGCTCGAAGCGTAA
- the trxB gene encoding thioredoxin-disulfide reductase gives MSETNNLYDVIIIGGGPAGMAAGLYAGRANLKVALIERGMPGGQASTTHLIENYPGVESVDGPSLSMIMHKQAEDFGTEMITGDVERIEDADQKIKKVITGRGEFLTKTIILATGAEPRKLGAPGEDELRGRGVSYCATCDGAFFRDKELVVVGGGDSAVEEGIYLTRHASKVTIIHRRDTLRAQKILQDRAFKNEKINFIWDTTVETIEGDGKVQKLQLKNTKTGEASEFACDGIFIYVGMVPNTKFFTDLPILNESGYVVTNDKMETKLPGVFAAGDGRETVLRQVVTATADGAVAAFYAGHYVELWEEDQA, from the coding sequence ATGAGCGAAACCAACAATCTTTATGATGTGATCATAATCGGCGGCGGTCCGGCCGGGATGGCTGCTGGTCTATACGCAGGTCGTGCCAACCTGAAAGTAGCGCTGATCGAGCGCGGGATGCCGGGCGGTCAAGCATCGACCACCCATTTGATCGAAAACTACCCAGGCGTGGAGTCTGTAGACGGTCCATCTTTGTCGATGATCATGCACAAACAGGCGGAAGACTTCGGGACAGAGATGATCACAGGCGATGTGGAGCGCATCGAAGATGCCGATCAGAAGATCAAGAAAGTGATCACGGGTCGCGGCGAATTTTTGACCAAGACGATCATTCTGGCCACAGGTGCAGAACCGCGTAAACTGGGTGCTCCTGGCGAAGATGAACTTCGCGGGCGCGGCGTCTCCTACTGTGCGACCTGTGATGGTGCGTTTTTCCGTGATAAGGAACTGGTCGTGGTCGGCGGTGGCGACTCGGCGGTTGAGGAAGGCATCTATCTGACCCGCCACGCATCGAAAGTGACGATCATTCACCGTCGCGACACGCTGCGCGCACAGAAGATTTTGCAGGATCGCGCTTTTAAAAATGAGAAGATCAACTTCATCTGGGATACGACGGTCGAGACGATCGAAGGCGACGGCAAAGTGCAAAAGCTCCAGTTGAAAAATACGAAAACGGGCGAAGCGAGCGAATTTGCTTGTGACGGGATCTTTATTTACGTCGGCATGGTGCCCAATACGAAATTCTTCACCGACTTGCCGATTCTGAACGAATCGGGCTATGTGGTGACCAACGACAAGATGGAAACGAAACTGCCAGGCGTGTTTGCGGCGGGCGATGGACGTGAGACCGTCTTGCGCCAAGTGGTCACCGCTACGGCGGACGGCGCGGTGGCGGCGTTCTATGCCGGTCACTATGTCGAGTTGTGGGAAGAGGATCAAGCATAA
- a CDS encoding ABC transporter ATP-binding protein, whose translation MELKLEQVSKNFGKVRALEDISITIPTGMFGLLGPNGAGKTTLMRILTTLLPKSGGQISFGEVDWSKTQEVRGLIGYLPQNFSLYKQMKVHEVLDHLAVLKGLQKNRAQIIEQVLQQVNLYDQKDKKIGQLSGGMVRRVGIAQAILGDPPILIVDEPTAGLDPEERIRFRKLLRQLGEHSIVIISTHIVEDIEATCDRAAILHQGKLIAHGYIGELGELAEGNVWHLEVTQDEYYQVADSLHVISSHRVGDRYQVRFLANIPPIGAVPVSPSLEEGYLYLMKESV comes from the coding sequence GTGGAACTTAAACTTGAACAAGTCTCTAAGAATTTCGGAAAAGTAAGGGCGTTAGAGGATATCTCAATCACGATTCCTACTGGCATGTTTGGTCTGCTAGGTCCAAATGGTGCTGGTAAGACCACTCTGATGCGGATCTTGACGACTCTGTTGCCGAAAAGCGGTGGTCAGATTTCCTTTGGAGAAGTGGATTGGAGCAAGACACAAGAGGTGCGTGGCCTGATTGGCTACCTTCCTCAAAACTTTTCCCTATATAAACAAATGAAAGTGCATGAAGTGCTGGATCATCTTGCAGTTCTAAAGGGGTTGCAAAAGAATCGTGCACAGATCATTGAGCAAGTTTTGCAACAGGTGAATCTGTACGATCAAAAGGATAAAAAAATTGGGCAATTATCGGGAGGGATGGTGCGCCGAGTTGGCATCGCACAAGCAATCCTTGGCGATCCGCCAATACTGATCGTCGATGAACCGACTGCAGGTCTCGACCCGGAGGAGCGAATTCGTTTTCGTAAACTGTTGCGACAATTGGGCGAGCATTCGATCGTCATCATCTCCACTCATATTGTGGAAGACATTGAAGCAACATGTGATCGGGCAGCGATCTTACACCAAGGGAAACTGATTGCGCATGGGTACATCGGAGAGTTGGGCGAATTGGCGGAAGGAAACGTGTGGCATTTGGAAGTGACACAGGATGAATATTATCAGGTTGCAGACTCTTTGCACGTGATCTCCAGTCATCGCGTGGGCGATCGCTATCAGGTTCGATTTCTAGCAAACATCCCTCCAATTGGAGCTGTCCCTGTATCGCCCTCGTTGGAAGAGGGCTATCTATATCTCATGAAGGAATCGGTATGA
- a CDS encoding spore germination protein has translation MSDTISLASLEKLGDFQKQSIRLLEHDVCFLFLHTLVDAHQTKQQLFTWSAEAVTRAWDVEMLLVRIEGEAISSDQLTAALVNGMAILQFPDRAQYIQFVPIRKKFDRSITESQTQSVVQGAQNSFTEDLNTNIALLRKQSVTPELIYRPVTLGTHSKRSAAMLYLEGTANPELVDQVWQAIQKGAKLKHHTSQSMLKTLQQKWWNPFPTVYSTELPHEATHLLQEGRVLVFLDQYPMAMAAPGLLQDAFGLAEDRNYPSIITYFFRIFRVIAFIIAITAPSLYVALIAVNPEVLRIQLALSIAQSREGVPYPALVEVLLMMLVMELVMEASVRLPKSIGPTVTMVGGIVLGQAVVQAQLVSNLLIIVISAMTIANFSIIGYQNAVAVRLVKYALLIITTIYGLIGMIVGVAWCIAFISGMTTFGIPYLSIMKVKEGSHE, from the coding sequence TTGTCTGATACCATTTCGCTAGCATCGTTAGAAAAACTGGGCGACTTTCAAAAGCAGTCCATTCGGCTTTTGGAGCACGACGTGTGTTTCCTCTTTTTGCATACTCTGGTCGATGCCCACCAAACCAAGCAACAACTGTTCACATGGAGTGCGGAAGCAGTCACTCGGGCGTGGGATGTGGAGATGTTGCTGGTTCGGATCGAAGGAGAAGCGATCAGTTCTGATCAACTGACCGCCGCCCTCGTCAATGGTATGGCCATCCTCCAGTTCCCAGATCGGGCACAATACATTCAGTTTGTTCCGATTCGAAAAAAGTTCGATCGTTCGATAACAGAATCACAGACGCAAAGCGTGGTTCAAGGCGCGCAAAATTCATTTACTGAGGATCTCAACACCAACATTGCACTGCTGAGAAAACAGTCGGTAACCCCCGAATTGATCTATCGTCCCGTCACGCTTGGCACCCATTCGAAGCGATCTGCCGCCATGCTCTATCTGGAAGGAACGGCAAATCCTGAGCTGGTCGATCAGGTCTGGCAAGCCATTCAAAAAGGAGCAAAGCTCAAACATCACACCTCGCAAAGCATGTTAAAAACGCTGCAACAAAAATGGTGGAATCCGTTTCCGACCGTTTACAGCACCGAACTGCCGCACGAAGCGACTCATTTACTGCAGGAAGGGCGAGTGCTCGTCTTTCTAGATCAATATCCTATGGCAATGGCTGCACCCGGCTTGCTCCAAGATGCATTTGGACTGGCCGAAGATCGGAACTATCCGAGCATCATCACCTATTTTTTTCGCATTTTTCGCGTGATCGCCTTTATCATCGCGATCACCGCTCCTTCGCTGTACGTGGCGCTGATCGCCGTCAATCCGGAGGTCCTCCGCATTCAGTTGGCCTTGTCGATCGCCCAGAGTCGGGAGGGGGTGCCCTATCCGGCGCTGGTCGAAGTGTTGTTGATGATGTTGGTGATGGAACTCGTGATGGAGGCGAGCGTTCGGCTTCCCAAGAGCATTGGACCAACGGTGACGATGGTTGGGGGGATCGTGTTGGGACAAGCAGTGGTACAGGCACAATTGGTCAGCAACCTGTTGATCATCGTGATCTCGGCGATGACGATCGCCAACTTCTCCATCATCGGCTACCAGAACGCGGTAGCCGTGCGCCTCGTGAAATATGCGTTGCTCATCATCACGACAATCTACGGACTGATCGGCATGATCGTCGGCGTGGCGTGGTGCATTGCGTTTATAAGCGGGATGACAACGTTTGGTATCCCCTATCTCAGCATCATGAAAGTAAAAGAGGGTTCGCATGAATAA
- a CDS encoding ribose-phosphate diphosphokinase — MKRPAKDVKIFSGSSNPELVHEVCRMLGVPLGVAKLSRFQSGETYVSIEESVRGADVYVFQSFSHPVNDHFVELLVMIDALKRSSAGMINVILPYYGYARQEKQDQPREPITAKLVADVLTTVGAERVITMDLHAPAIQGFFNIPVDHITALDLIADYLRTKDLSRAIIVSPDAGRAKTAERLATYLDLPVALMNKRRPKHNEAEITHVIGEVKDKVPIIIEDMIDTGGTLVKVIEGLVEHGARKEGILCATHAVFSHPAHERLNHPLIKEVVVTDTLPIQRLDALPKLKVLSVAPLFAEAIERIHTNRSISSLSLDTSRP, encoded by the coding sequence TTGAAACGACCTGCAAAGGATGTGAAGATCTTCTCCGGTTCCTCCAATCCGGAGCTGGTCCATGAAGTGTGCCGAATGCTCGGGGTGCCGCTTGGTGTGGCGAAATTGTCCCGCTTTCAAAGCGGTGAGACGTACGTCAGCATCGAAGAAAGCGTGCGCGGCGCAGATGTCTATGTCTTTCAATCATTTTCGCATCCGGTCAATGATCATTTTGTGGAGCTGCTGGTCATGATCGATGCGTTGAAACGATCTTCAGCCGGCATGATTAATGTGATTTTGCCGTACTACGGTTATGCACGTCAGGAAAAGCAAGATCAACCGAGAGAGCCGATTACTGCCAAGTTGGTAGCCGATGTGTTGACCACCGTCGGGGCGGAGCGCGTGATTACAATGGATTTACACGCGCCGGCGATCCAAGGATTTTTCAACATTCCGGTCGATCATATAACGGCGCTCGACCTGATCGCCGATTATCTTCGTACCAAAGATTTGAGCCGTGCGATCATCGTTTCCCCCGATGCGGGGCGGGCGAAGACGGCAGAGCGGCTGGCGACCTATCTCGATCTGCCCGTCGCTCTGATGAACAAACGTCGGCCCAAGCACAATGAAGCGGAGATCACCCATGTGATCGGCGAGGTGAAAGACAAGGTGCCGATCATCATTGAAGATATGATCGACACGGGCGGCACGCTGGTCAAGGTGATCGAAGGGTTGGTCGAGCATGGAGCGCGCAAAGAAGGCATCCTTTGCGCGACACATGCGGTGTTCTCCCATCCGGCGCATGAACGGCTCAATCATCCGCTGATCAAGGAGGTGGTCGTCACCGATACGCTGCCGATTCAGCGGCTCGACGCACTTCCGAAACTGAAAGTGCTGTCTGTCGCCCCACTGTTTGCAGAAGCGATCGAACGGATTCACACCAATCGCTCGATTTCATCGCTGTCGCTCGATACGAGCCGACCGTGA
- a CDS encoding glutathione peroxidase, with protein sequence MTTFYDLTATTAQGESRSLADYKGDVLLIVNVASKCGFTPQYEGLEKLYQSYKDQGLRILAFPSNDYGAQEPGTIAEVQQFCSINYGVTFDLFDKVHAKGADQHPVYKYLTNHAPETGDVHWNFEKFLVGRDGQIIGRFGSRVAPLDGELTDAVEKALAVE encoded by the coding sequence ATGACCACTTTCTACGACCTGACAGCTACGACCGCCCAAGGCGAATCGCGTTCCTTGGCTGACTACAAAGGAGACGTCCTGCTGATCGTCAACGTCGCATCCAAATGCGGCTTCACCCCGCAGTATGAAGGTTTGGAAAAATTGTATCAGTCCTACAAAGATCAAGGGCTGCGCATCCTCGCCTTCCCGTCCAACGATTACGGCGCACAAGAGCCGGGCACGATCGCCGAAGTGCAGCAGTTCTGCTCGATCAACTACGGCGTCACATTCGATCTGTTCGACAAGGTGCACGCCAAAGGCGCTGACCAGCATCCCGTCTACAAATACTTGACCAACCATGCGCCGGAAACTGGCGACGTTCACTGGAATTTCGAAAAGTTCCTCGTCGGCCGCGATGGCCAGATCATCGGGCGCTTCGGCTCCCGCGTTGCACCGCTCGATGGCGAACTGACAGACGCTGTCGAAAAAGCGTTGGCTGTCGAGTAA
- a CDS encoding GerAB/ArcD/ProY family transporter — translation MNNQVYQYRVLFFVIHLGSVFLLFPEMILLLGRTPWLPILFGMIIQLLLLWLYLSGLRAFPGQNLIDIFLSKGKWFARLLLLPYIVYLFNGNFIFIRSYAEMMTITMFKQTPIWALAVLLLIIPLYMASKGLSTILRTTMLLSMLFLPMLLATIIASAQNIDIRNAFPIGEFSLQFLGSINFISLFFVFSPFLILGMLNHNEKVLTENKRPAMYYLISGAVALFCLIAVYIPILSFGLEMNQRLQYSMLIAIDAVDLEWFVFDRITVFYVSSLLAFVFIYLAIQCWIFTQLVSKLFLPRLKPSLITWSFGLVTLVGTVLIPTWEWVFKAVRLDTPFRFYSMVLIPLLIKGMSLRKGRSIQ, via the coding sequence ATGAATAATCAAGTGTATCAATATCGTGTGCTCTTCTTTGTCATCCATCTGGGCTCCGTTTTTCTGTTGTTCCCAGAAATGATCCTCTTGCTCGGACGCACGCCCTGGCTTCCGATCTTGTTCGGGATGATCATTCAACTTCTGTTGCTCTGGCTGTATCTCTCCGGGCTGCGCGCATTTCCGGGGCAAAATCTGATCGACATCTTTTTGTCCAAAGGCAAATGGTTCGCACGTCTTTTGTTGCTGCCCTATATCGTGTACCTGTTCAACGGCAATTTCATCTTCATCCGCTCCTATGCCGAGATGATGACGATCACCATGTTCAAACAAACACCGATCTGGGCCCTAGCTGTGCTTCTGCTCATCATTCCTTTGTACATGGCCAGCAAAGGACTTAGCACAATTTTGCGGACCACGATGCTGCTGTCCATGCTGTTCCTGCCGATGTTGCTCGCGACCATCATCGCATCCGCTCAAAATATTGATATCCGCAATGCATTTCCGATCGGCGAATTTTCCTTGCAATTTCTGGGGAGTATCAACTTTATCAGTTTGTTTTTTGTCTTCAGTCCGTTCTTGATCCTTGGCATGCTCAATCACAACGAGAAGGTCCTGACCGAAAACAAACGACCCGCGATGTACTATTTGATCTCCGGCGCCGTCGCACTGTTTTGTTTGATCGCCGTATACATTCCGATCCTGTCCTTTGGCTTGGAGATGAACCAACGGCTCCAATATTCCATGCTGATTGCGATCGATGCGGTCGATTTGGAATGGTTCGTCTTTGATCGGATCACGGTGTTCTACGTCAGTTCCTTGCTGGCATTTGTGTTCATTTATTTGGCGATCCAATGTTGGATTTTCACCCAGTTGGTGTCCAAATTGTTTCTTCCTCGGCTGAAGCCAAGTCTGATCACGTGGAGCTTTGGTCTGGTCACCTTGGTGGGAACGGTGTTGATCCCGACCTGGGAATGGGTATTTAAAGCAGTTCGCTTAGATACCCCGTTTCGCTTCTACTCGATGGTGCTGATTCCGCTTCTCATCAAAGGCATGTCGCTTCGAAAAGGCAGGTCGATACAATGA